The genomic DNA ctgtatgtaaggAGTTTGGAGGTCCTTTTCTTTTAGGTTGCATGGTACAGTAGCTTGTATGTTGTTCCTCGCTTTGCTGGTCTTTGTATTAAAGTATCAGCTGTGAATAAATTAAGTGCAAATTATATGGTTAAAGTATTTGGCAGATGTAAATGAATTACAGAGATGAACAGAAGCATGCAAATCTATGGCTGTTTGGGctggagtctgtgtgtctgtctgtctgtgcaggtTGGAGAGAACGTGTACCACACTGAGCGTTGGGTGATTCCCAACTCCGCCGAGCTGTACAACCTTCGGCCGAATGAGGAGTATGTAAGGAAGAAGTATGGCTTCGTCAAGTACATGTAgtgcccccccaacccccaccccaccgcgATCTCCGTAACCAGCCCTCTGCTGCCCCCTGTGGGCTGAGAGCAGCACCCCACCATCCCAgagatcgatcggccgccggcAGTCTGATCTAGGACGGTAGACGAGCTGTGTACTGACTGTAAATGTTCAAAATCAAATATTAAATAACTTTTTTTCTGTATCTCCCTTATCTGATGGTGATCATATGTGAGTGTTGTGACTGGATTGAATTGAGCGGTTCATTTGTAATAATTGGGAAGGATATACCCAAATGCTCTTAGCTGCCTGTGCTCCTAAATCGCCAGGGCCCAGTTTTCCCAGTAACCCAGTGGGATTAAGGATAACGGGTTGGATCAAATCTTGGAAATGTTTTTTCAAAAGCAAAACAGGTATTCCGAAATAAGATCTAGACCATGTAATCTGATCCTATATTTGATCTGGATCAAACCTGCCCCTTGGGTTTTTCAAAACTTTGAACTTGGTTTGTGATCTTAAAGCTCTTGTAAACGGGATTCGGTAATCCTGAAATTAAGTATTTGTATCACAGTGATCCTATCCAATAATGGATCAGGTGATCCTGTAGAGCAAAACATATGGGATTTCCAAGTCATCATTTTGATccagattattattttttgactAGGCCCAGGGGACTGGATGGCTAGGACACCAGtactttacagttttttctcgattgttaacacacattttctgaaaacatgcctcatactctcagaactctacacacaaatccaaaacaacacacacaatgggcaaaaccctgcaattctcctgcaaaatgacactttaccttcaaaacaatgtaatttctcctcaaaatgctcttttgttctcaagagacacacacaaagcgtcatatatcaagacatttataaggaccagttgaacagtgatgtgctcagtgtaaaacactgcaatgaattgaaaacacttcttctccattcatcataatgacttgggtctttttttgttcagtgttactctgcaaacagtactacaaacagtagattcgctgatacagtaagttgatatgcttaccctatcaatatttttaaGTATctcattatagtgcatgaaaatgcactatacttatgaagggtcaaagtaacaataattaaatataaagtaaattacaaagtaaaatgtcatgtaagtcatatcaccaagtatcaaatttaaatatatcaacgattattaaatgtaatctaatgtaaagtttaaatcaatgtcatttgaattttgaattacattaaactttaaatcaattgaataagaagttgaattaatttgaagtcatacatcacatttatttGCCCGTTGTTCTCATTTGGAATAAGACTTAacatttcagcctcatgcaattccgtgcgccaccatttaattcgaacgcctttacttcagactttggactttggtacttcaaggttgtactatcacctgtcaatcatgctatgtcccccgccccccgcccatccactgaatctgagtcgatttatcagttctttagtaatagtttcccccacttcatcaccatcactagagccttcgtccttcgtctgacgctgggtttccacagagcatgtCACCATGCGAGATCTTCTACTGTCTTTGCGCGAAATAGCCTACGCTTGCTAAAATTTCACCCAGGGGGTGTTGTCCAGCTGTCACACACCTAGCGTTTCGGCTCAGTggtcaacaggttagcttagtggttagtggttagctcagtgtttagttagctagacagtccagtgcttcagattacattcaggggtttatttagcccaagtatgttcaagtggcatacacacaaaaatccgtttgaatgttttcatgttgacaacaattcataatctacagaaacaccacagttcatatcagcgtgctaactatctagtcgcctagcttgctatgtgttttcaattggttataatgggtcaacaagctaacaagctaacaagccaaccttcaatgatagtgtgtcctgaacacatttgtttagcatataaacaataaaccgtatcaaaataagccattaaaagtggtcaagaaacctttattcacatttaatacttccagttacgacccccggagccaccgccattgatttgttttttttccacctctgtgtagcctacagtgtacaacgtggtgataatttcgcctggtgtgagtgagtcttcctaaagacctgataaatcaactcagattcagtggatgggcggggggcgggggacatagcatgattgacaggtgacagtacaaccttgaagtaccaaagtccaaagtttgaagtaaaggcgttcgaattaaatggtggcgcacggaattgcatgaggctgacattttaagtctcattcaaaatgagaacaacaaggaaatgtaaatgtaatgtatgacttcaaattaattcaacttcttattcaattgatttaaagtttaatgtaattcaaaattcaaatgacattgatttaaactttaaattagattacatttaataatcgttgatatatttaaatttgatactggtgatatgacttacatgacattttactttgtaatttactttatatttaattattgttactttgacccttcatatatactgttcttccaaagtattcttattattccactacttctaacgcacgcaattcagcttcaaccgtttaacgtagaaacttcattcaaacgtcgttgcgtaggtcttgcttatgccatgtgtgctttgtatttttcaactttgtaacttttatactttttaaactataaattaaaaactattcaaaatttccccatagacttaacattggcctctatgacatcacaatcgggtcgttgagcaattagaatcttatgccaggtggccagccccacctgcagcagccctctctctatcaggcttaaagcatacaatctctctgaagactacacatatcctgttaaactgtttcctctgtccacaactgtttcaaaataaaagtcctcactgcaataatacactattaaatcatttaaccattgaaactactcgactatttaactgttcaaccattccaactgtcagttatcatcaactatgcctccagtcaactacatgaaacctccatgtacctagcaaccaacatagcaaccattaaaattaagcgtttatgaccgtttccatagcaaccaacatgattttactacagtaacttctttattcctgatagtggccaccatagataccctatcaacaaatgtttcaaaataaaagtcctcattagcaagttagctagttggcattgttagcatttttagcataactgcaaaaaaatcatcaactaagttagctaatcaacctgattagcattgttagcaaatttagcattgttagcatagttagcatttttagcattactgctagaaatcatcggttaagttagctaatcaacctggttagcattgttagtaaagttagcattgctagcataattagcatttttagcgtaactgctagaaatcattagctaagttagctaatcaacattttaacatgaatagaaatcattagttaagttagaactggaatgtttcatctttaaactgtctaccttcacactatcaactctctgtaaactatgcaatcaccatgtttaccctagctacaccttagtaaccatatctacattatctatctatttttgcattttcatgcactggtaattccttggaattgcatttctagttcttcttctaacgcacgcaattcagcttcaaccgcttaacgtagaaactccattcaacttTTGTcccgtaggtcttacttacgcgatgtgggcaatgtatttttcaactttgtaactttttatactttttaaactattagttaaaaactattacaatttcccccatagacttaacattgctcattatgacatcacggcagcaattagaatcttacgccaggtggccagtccaggtgcagcagctctctctttctctcaggctcttgagactacattttctgttcccctgtatcaactgtatcaacataagtcttcctaattccatccaactttctatccattcatcttcttcaaaccattcactcatccacccattctaaacagtctgcctatcaacatcaattagacgatctacattcaacttttaaacaatctactctgtctcaggcttacactctggctctcttaagactagccagttaaattgattacacctgtatcatccactactctcagtagagagctgtgtctctccactctacaagaatataaggcacattcaatccaactttctatccattcatcttcttcagaccattcactcatccacccattaaactgtctatcaacatctattaaacaatctgcctatcaacatccattaaactctctgtctatcaacattaattagactatctacattcaacttttaaatgatttactctgtctcaggctttaagcacactctggttctcttaagactagccagttaaattgtttacacctgtatcaactactctcagagagctgtatcagtgtctctcttaacaagaatataaggcacgttccatccaaccttctatccattcatcttcttcagaccattcactcatccacccattaaactgtcaatcaatatctattaaacaatctgcctatcaacatccatgaaacattctgtctatcaacattaattagactatctacatacaacttctaaagtatttactgtgggtgcctctcaagcagcgtttatatgtcctccctcgctcctcgatcctcaatgatctacataaagaaagatagaagaagggctagactatcccattgttgccgctccatcattctttatgtagatcagtgaggatcgaggagcgagagaggacgcgtaaacgctatatgagaggcaccttctgtctcaggctttaagcatacaatctcattaagactacagatcctgtttcactacttcctctgtcaacaactgtttcaaaataaaggtcctcactgcaataatacactattaaatcatttaaccattgtaactactcaactatttaactgttcaaccattccaactgtcagttatcaactatgcttccagtcaactacacgaaaactccatgtacctagcaaccaacatagcaaccattaaaattaagcgtttatgaccgtttccatagcaaccaacatgattatactgcagtaacttcttgtttcctgatagtggccaccatggataccctagcaacaaatgtttcaaaataaaagtcctcactagcaagttacctagttagcatggttagcatagttagcattgttagcatttttagcataactgcaaaaaaaccatcaactaagttagctaatcaacctggttagcattgttagcaattttagcattgttagcatttttagcattatttctagaaatcatcaggaaagttagctaatcaacctggttagcattgttagtttaagttagcattgctaccatagttagcatttttagcataactgctagaaatcattagctaagttagctaatcaacctggttagcactgtgagcatagttagcattgttaacatttttaccattactgcatgaaatcagtagctaagttaaccaatcaacctggttatcattgttaccatagttaacattttaacatgaatagtaatcattagttaagttagagctgggaatgtttcagctttaaactgtctaccttcacactatcaactctctgtaaactatgcaaccaccatgtttaccctagctacaccttagtaaccatatctacattatctatctatttttgcatttcatgcactggtaattccttggaattgcatttctagttgttttctattatttttctttgtatttgccgtaggCTAGGCTAATGTTATGGCGTTttcttctaggacaatgctcatgatttcagtttcctgttcaggagacagaagcccttgtgttggtaatctttcagctgccaaacaaatagtaaaatactgtaaactgtaggaatacaaagtaggaatactttccccaaatacttgaaacataggctactttattcttagagtcctacagaacagcccacgggcaatactgtactactgaccTCATGGAGCTATATTGTACTGtaccgtactgtactgtattgatatgcagcactgcaatgttctagtggttCGGAtatcatcagagattacggtccttggcctccccatcctccacctcttactctcactcctctggctctgcctctgcctgtactactactatattactaaagctctgattgctaattgtaagactgtgtgacaggtgtttgcccatctgatgagtcagtgtgcatggtagggcagttagccccaattgtgtcaaatgcagagaattgtgtgtagtgttttgaaaacagtgtgttttagaatggcaatttgagtgtaaagcagaaattgtgcttatagttcagcagaattggttcaggaggttggtgcatgagctacatattattggaattgtgtttcaagtaccagaaattgtgtttaaacaattgagaaaaactttaatacatttctaaaggtaatgcctacccagctagCAATTACACGCGGGCCGCTTCCGTAAAACCTCCGGCGCTATCGGCTGAGTTGCGGCATCGGCGCCCTGCTAGAAATTAGGAGCGGGCCGCTTCCGTAAAACCTGCGGCGCTGTCGGCTGAGACGCGTCCTCGGCTGAGTAGTGGCAACCACAATTGGGCCGGGTCATTTTGCCACCTGCAGGCCGCTGCTCGACAGCTGTTAACTGGGCGCTCGGCTCAGACCCTTTTTACCAGTATGAAGCCGATTTCAACGGCTACTGCAGCAATCGTCAAGCACACAGTCAGCTCAAGTCATCACTGGAGTGTGCATAACTTTGGATGAGAGAAGACGCCTGACTTCTGCTGATTCTGCGAAATACGGTGAACTTGAGGTAAGTCTTGTTTAACATTCCCTATAAAGCATCAACAATTGAGTTCCCTTAACATTTTACATAAACTACTACATTCGTGTTATTACTAATGAAATGTTGACCCACTTTGTCCGCTAAGTTCCTTCGTCCTATCCCTCCAGATGAAAGAATtcagaaatgtaattcaattaacaATCAGACAACAACCGAAAATTCTTAATCATGACGGATTAAAGTATAGGCTATAAGGTGTAACGATAGCTGTTTAGCTCAAAGGTAAACATTGGCTAAGGGGCTAAAACTAGCTGGGGTGTTAGCTCATATTTTttgcagcttggatgcaatataTGGGTTATTTACGAGCTCAGTCTTCGACTTGTGGAAGAAAATAAATTGGAACAAAATCCTACTACTgacttatttcatttttattctgaAAACTGGTGTCTCGTGTCTCTTTCTCATACTTTTGTACTGGTCCAGTAGGCTAGCATATTACGGTTACAGAGACGTGCTACACTGAATCAACTACTAGCTAACATGCTgccgtcttttttttctcagatgcAGTCCGCCGGAATTCCCTGACTAAAGACTCCACAGAAAAGCTCTTCAGCACCAGGTGGATATAGCTGACCTCCGACAGAGATGGTGAAGCCAGAGCAAACCGGTAGACATCGTAGATACGTTTCAAACTCAAATGCAGTGGACTAGTTAAATGTTTCAAAGTATTTGAACTGTTGGTTTTACATGAATGCTGTGATATAGTCCAATAAAAATGCTTTAAACTTGAAAACTGTCTATGATTTATATGCAGATTAGGCATATCTTGTAGAACTGCTTAGCAATTCTAGTATTAACTTGACACGAATGGAAATCAATAAAACCCAGACAATGAACTGGACGGGGGGCTTTACATCGGGGTTCCGCAATAGGGCCTCATTACAGCCGAGCGCTCGGAGAGCAATCGGACCTAGATTCATGCCGAGGATTGGCCGAGTGTTTTTCGCCTTAATCGGGCCGCGTTACAGCCGAGCGCTCGCAGAGCAATCGGTCCTAGATTCATGCCGAGGATTGGCCGAGGGTTTTCGTTTTAATCGGGCCGCGTTCGGCCCGCACAATTTTTGCTGCCTGGGTATAGGCCAATATTGGTAAAAATGTGTCATGAAAATGTGCGGTGTGCCCAGGGCCCTTGAAGCCATTTCAGGGCGGTTACTGAATGGTAAATGATCTAAATAATTTGAGGTGATATCTTGTGTTATagcagagaagaaaagagaaaataattgTTTAACTGCATGATTTGCAGTCTTTTACAGGTGGATTTTTGAATAGAGAATAATTGTCCAGGGTACCTTAGGCCTATTGCCACTTAAATGGAGTCCCAAGTCAATTTTACGGGAGTAAATGGCCGAGTTATTCACTATGATTGTTCTTGTTCCTTCCGTAATTCAGACGAAATTGCACCACATATTACTTTTGTGATTATATAACTCTTGCGGGCCAATAATTCAAACGAAAACTGCCACAATTGTGGTTTGACAGAAAATACTGGCGCCTTTTACTTCGCCGCCTAGCGCAGAAATGTGCTCTCAACCAGGTCCGCACCAGGTGGCGCCAATAATTCTGATGTTCTCAACGAGGTCCGTTGTAGGAGTATATTAAATGGGTCCTTCTCACTGCATTTCTATCTCGACAATTCAACCAAGTGAAACACATCTCTAGGAAGATTAGTCAACGCTTTAACATGCCTGAAGTAGCACCGAAGACTGCTCCGAAGAAAGGAGCTAAGAAAGCCGTATTGAAACCGGCAAGCAAGAGCGGGAAGAAGCGCCGAAGGACCAGGAAGGAGAGTTATGGTATCTACATCTACAAGGTCCTGAAGCAGGTTCATCCCGATACCGGTATCTCCTCCAAGGGGATGGGCATCATGAACTCTTTCGTGAACGACATCTTTGAGCGCATCGCCGGAGAAGCCTCTCGCCTATCGCACATCAACAAGCGTCGGACCGTCTCTTCCAGGGAGATCCAGACCGCTGTCCGCCTGTTGCTTCCCGGCGAGCTGGCCAAGCACGCCGTGTCTGAGGGAACCAAGGCCGTCACCAAGTACACCAGCTCCAAGTAGACGATCATAGTCTCTTCAAAACCAacggctcttttaagagccacccatGTGTTCCTCGAAAAGCTGTTTCCAAAAACACCATATTCCTTTTCAGAAGGAATAAAATCCAATACTTTGCATTTTAGTGTGTGGTGGGAGGTTGAGTTGGCGCATATCCCGTAAGCGCAATTTATGTTGCAGTCacaataaaacaacatgaaTTGCTCACTCTACGCCGCCATGCCCGTATGAACACGTAAACAACGTTGGAGGTGCAGGATTTTAGGACCGTGACGTAATGTCATTTGATTACAATCACATCAAATCAAGTATTTTAGCTGACATTTGTTCATTTGAACAAATGGGCTACATTTAAGGTGTTCTATGATAAGCTATCTAGCATGCTAGCATGCATCCACAGTTTCAGATCGTGTAATAAATAGGTATTCAAATAGTTCAGCTTATTAGTCAAACGTATGAAAATACACTAGAATAGTTAGGCTGATAAGCAAAACAATTGTGCATTTTATGAATAAAGCATGAAAAGTTTCACCATATAATCTTCACCCTGTAAAGTTTAATTTCAGACGTGGAGGCACTTCAGATCTGACCTCTGGGACTAGATatttgctgtagcctatattacaTCTTTGAGGAGTAAAATATTTTTACAAGTCATTCCAGAATTCTACTTCTAGAATAGCTGCCATCAGCAATGAGGGGCCCAGGCAGCAGACAGTTCacaaggccagagttgccatggtaactcaatgttGTTACATCTACTTCCGGTCCAGGGGCCTTTCTCTCAAAATATtacgaaagagatggagagataacgATTATTTTGTGGTCCCGTTCGAATTGGTCCGTGAATTTCAcctatgatgtgtgggaatttaaaagatgatttttcacattaatataGTTCTGTTGTTCGatttaaaagttatgttagttttgtgcgaatccgctCAATGGACATCTCTCATCTCAAACgatgttcaagttcaagttcaagtttattgtcatgtaggctaggctaggctactcatagaaaataatttataagtaatgaaattcaTTGTGCGACTGGGTTTGTATCGTTGGAAttacgatctttcacaatgttgtaattcactagttacgaaatacatttcaaatgtcttcACATGAAAAATgttcattaaaattgacaaacatatGGGTATTTCAAGGCGCAAgacgatcgggaccagaaaataatttatctttctccattgactgccgtTCAAAGAAAATCCAAAGAAATGTGCCATGGTGGCTAATGGAAGGGGCGTGACTTTGGCTCTCACAGTATTGAGCAGCCACAacaattttgatgtcaaacaattCAAGAATAGGCTCATTTGACTTCATGTAGCTGTCTTAACCCTCTAAGCACCACAGGCGGATATAGTCGACAAGATGCGGTACTGAATAAAACGGCCGATTTTGCCAAATAGGGTGTCAAATTTCGTTCAAACTCCCTGCacctagttggcagacatgtcataGGCTACTACGTCCCCGACTCTAGACCCTAATCAGACGTGTTAGTTGTGTGGAGAACGAAGCGTTGGGGcacgtttttttcttctttttttttttatcacgcTAGCCATATGCTCCCTCGTGCGACAgtgggtgcgttcgtaaattgcactccgagcgctccgagcacactctgaaactttttaaccgttcgtaaattcagaGTGTGGATGGAATTATCGTTTGTTTATTCAGAGCGTCACACTCTCGGAGCGTCCAGCCTACTCTGGGCACTCCAGCTGAAAGGACGGAGTAGCAGAGCTTGACGTCACATCAGTCATCTACTAACGAGAATAGTTACCTAGTTGCCTATGCAGGGCCTTGGAACACCAAGGCCTAAGGCAGGGATTATACTTGcagttagaccaagcgtaagcgtaagcgcccgtgtgcgacctgctgtgtcctgtgtacagactcacTGCAGCATCACGCAcccaactggaggtcttcactagggggagactatagtaacatcagatgtggatgtggccatgtgccattgtttactctcatgattgcccccagcttcaatgtcgataatgcatcttgcagtcacctttttttggagtgatcgccccctactttcttatcagtattgcatctcgcggacgcgtcgtgttcgcttgcgacgacgtgcacgaccgacgcaccaaacgaccgcaaaatacgcgaggcagccatgatacgaacacgaacgcgttgtctgcagcaagtctaaacctgccttaaCATCACAGGGCCCCAGAGCAAAGAAGTTTGAGAAACCCTGACCTATGTAACGTTAACAGGTTAGCATTTTAGTGCTAGAAGAACGTTTCCAAGTTGACATTACAAGCGTTGCTTATCAAGATAATGTGGACGATTTAAATAACTGCTCTCACACGAACgcagtgtgcctctccataattgcGAGGACCGTAACGTGGTGGAGCCTTTGTATAATATCAATACATGTGTTAGACGAGGTCGAAGTGTCCAAAGGAGAGCTAAGGGAAACGTAGGCCTACaacagtggcgattctagagatttgtaacaagggtggccctagtggggcactggttaattcaagggtggcatctagataaacagaaacaggctcaagttgttaaattagcacacatgcatgagtaaaaccatgcaaattgaaggacaaagaccatactctcacatcaaatgtctttgtaattggataaaatgtcaaatacagtcttcagctcattttcagctctgaacaaaacccgtttgagcaaaagtggaagtgtgaaatgttttttgccagtggttcttggttaatttcacaagttcataaagttgtgaccaactatatatatttggcattcaggccaacgaatatggtgaggtagcctacataagacacgcaaagtgcctggcctatttgtgtggaaaatgcagaggtttgtctttgacaagGGTGCGTTGTTTCCAAGTGGCACTTTAGTatggatggttttatgctctcatgtgcaccatacactgtcttattttgtcctcaatttaagttAATC from Sardina pilchardus chromosome 2, fSarPil1.1, whole genome shotgun sequence includes the following:
- the LOC134100728 gene encoding histone H2B 1/2-like; the encoded protein is MPEVAPKTAPKKGAKKAVLKPASKSGKKRRRTRKESYGIYIYKVLKQVHPDTGISSKGMGIMNSFVNDIFERIAGEASRLSHINKRRTVSSREIQTAVRLLLPGELAKHAVSEGTKAVTKYTSSK